CTGTTTTCGATGAAAAAGGCGAAAGCAACATTACCGTTGCTGACCTTGCCGTAGCCATTATCGACGAAATCGAGCAGCCACAGTTTATCCAGAAGCGGTTTACGATAGGTTATTAATGGTTTATTGACTACTCAATCGCCTTAAAAGCCTAACAATTCGAAAAGTTGCAGGTGGCCTATCGTTTGGCAGGCCGCCTGCTCCAATAGTTTACATCATGAGAAACCTGCAAAGGAAGGTGTTTATTGAGGTCAAAAACCTCATATCGATATTCGACGGTATCGATGTGGTTATTATTCGAGAAAAAATCATCTCCTTCGAAAAACCGCTTTCGATTCACGATAATGGAACTATCTAAACCACTTGAGTAAATCTCCTGCTTATTTCGTATATCAGTCGTAAATTGATGAATCTCCCGAATCAAACGATTGTGTTTATCATACTCATAACGAATTGTATCGGGGCCTGTCGGTACATAATTTCTCCCTAAGTACATTCGATCGTACCAAGCAAGGTTACGACGACCTGATTTATCGTACGAAAACCGTTGAGAATAATCATAAAGTGTATCCTCAACCAGCCCATTCGGCGTTCTTAAAACGTAAAAACGAAAATGACGCGTAAGCTGCCCTTTCTTATTGCGTTCCCAGCGATCAATATTAATATCCTTCGATTGGAATTGCTCGGTAGCTGGATATTCAATTAAAAGCGTATCCTCATTTGTATACCGATACTTATACACAAAAGACTTTAACAGCTTCTCGTCATCTACCCCATCTGCTTTATACTCGTCCCGAAATTCACACACCACACGGCCCTGCCGATCATACTCATAACGTCGTTTGGATAGATTAATGAACCCCGGTGCCGAACTATCGTCATGGTAATAGTGGGTAGTAGCAACCTTTCGATTGTTTACATATTCATTGAAAATCTTCTCATTAAAGCGGCCATAAAAAAAGTCCTCCAGTATGCGATCCTGCCTGTCCAGGAATGTAGTCTGAAGCAATTTGCCCTTTATCCATTTTGTTCGAACTGTAGCAATCTGTTGAGGATCAGTAACAACTCTCGGAATAGATGCATCCAGAAACGGCTCGTGAGGGCGCCTGAATACGAACAGAATCAGTAATGCCACTAACAGGACGTATATTAATTTAATACGGGTCAATTTTCAGACTATTTAAGTAAACCGACATGAGCCTTGGTTGTCATTCATTGGCCTGATAGATTAATTAGACGGTTGCTTCGAGTTGTTCGGGCTGTATTTCGATCGGGCGCAAAATAGGCAGAACCAGATGAATGACCACCAGACCAATCAAATAGGAACAACTGGCAAAGACAAACATGGGCTTATAGCCGAACGAAGCCACAATGAAACCAGTAGCCGCAGCCATACCCATGCTGATCATACCGCCCATAAATCCGCCTATGCCGGTAGCCGTAGCGACTGAATTGCCCGGAAATAAGGTTGTCGATAAGGCATACACATTAGTCGACCATCCCTGATGCGCAGCCGTTGCCAGCGCAAGTAACGCGACTACCCCCGCAAAGCTATGCACCGACGGAATCAGGTAGATGGGCGTAACAGACAAGGCGCAAAGGAGCATGGCTAGCTTGCGGGCTTTATTTTCGGACCAGCCGTTTTTCATCCAGTACGTTGCCAGCCAGCCGAAGAATACGCTACCTATATCGGACACAACGTAAATGATCAGGAACGGAATCCCAAAGTTTTTCAGGTCCAGCTTTTGGTCGAGCTGGTTGTTCGTGAGCAGAAAATCGGGAAGCCAGGTCAGGTAAAAGAACCAGACCGGGTCGGCGAAGATTTTACCAAAACAAAACGCCCAGGTCTGTCGATGGCCAAGCAGCTTTCCCCACGAGTAGCGACTGTTCGATGCAGCTTTTCGGGCAGGTTCCCGTTCTTCGAAAATATACCCAAATTCCGTTTCAGAGAGCTTCGGCGTGTCTTCAGGTTTCGCATAACTCACCCACCAGATTCCCAGCATCAGCACACCCAGCACAGCCGAAATAAGGAAAGCGCCACGCCAGCCAAACTGCTGCATCAGAAAAGGAACCAGTAAGGCCGTGGTAATCACCCCCATATTGGACCCCGCATTGAGGATGCCCGTAGCTGTTGACCGTTCGCGCCTGGGAAACCATTCGGCAATGGCTTTCATCGCCGATGGAAAGTTGGCCGCTTCACCCAGTCCTAACACCGCTCTTACGAAGGCAAACTGCCCCACCGACGATACAAACCCGGACACGATACTGGCCAGACTCCAGACAGCCATCCCAATCGAGAAACCTTTCTTTGTACCCACCCGGTCAATGAGCCAGCCAATCAACAGAAATCCAATGGCATAGGTGGCCTTAAAAGCTGAATCGATCAGCCCCATCTGAATCCTGAACTGTTTCAGATGCACATCGGTCAGCAAGACATCAGGTGCCAGCCCCAACAAGGTTTTCTTAAACCCTTCGTCCGTCATCACGAACGAAAGTACCTGGCGATCAACGTAATTGACGGTAGTAGCCAGAAAAAGGAGCGCAATAATCCGCCACCGATAATTGGTATGTAGCAAAAGAACTGGCTTGGTTTAGGGTAGTCAATCGTATGGATAAGCTAGTACCCGGCTTTACTTCCCTGCCGGATACAATACACGCGCCATTTCCAGAGGGCGATCGGTCGACATAATATCAGCTCCATGCTGAACGTAGGTGTTATACACCTGATTGCCTTTGGCAGCCGCCTGTTTATCGAGATTACCGAGCGTACCGAGG
This window of the Spirosoma aerolatum genome carries:
- a CDS encoding MFS transporter, whose protein sequence is MLHTNYRWRIIALLFLATTVNYVDRQVLSFVMTDEGFKKTLLGLAPDVLLTDVHLKQFRIQMGLIDSAFKATYAIGFLLIGWLIDRVGTKKGFSIGMAVWSLASIVSGFVSSVGQFAFVRAVLGLGEAANFPSAMKAIAEWFPRRERSTATGILNAGSNMGVITTALLVPFLMQQFGWRGAFLISAVLGVLMLGIWWVSYAKPEDTPKLSETEFGYIFEEREPARKAASNSRYSWGKLLGHRQTWAFCFGKIFADPVWFFYLTWLPDFLLTNNQLDQKLDLKNFGIPFLIIYVVSDIGSVFFGWLATYWMKNGWSENKARKLAMLLCALSVTPIYLIPSVHSFAGVVALLALATAAHQGWSTNVYALSTTLFPGNSVATATGIGGFMGGMISMGMAAATGFIVASFGYKPMFVFASCSYLIGLVVIHLVLPILRPIEIQPEQLEATV